The Haliaeetus albicilla chromosome 9, bHalAlb1.1, whole genome shotgun sequence genomic sequence TACGATCAGAACTATTGCTTGTCACCTCTCAGCATAAATCATTTGCTTAAAGTTGAAGGTTCTGCTTCTGCAAAGACTTGTTATCAACTTTAATTTAGGCACATGAAAGCAAAAGGATTTCTCATCTGCTAAAAACTATGGCAGTGTGATGGCATCCAAAATGTCAGAGCCTTCTTtgtgtgtatatttttattttgaatgccTATTTACCTATCATATCATAACATACAAGAGTTTATTTACTACTGACCAGAGTTCTTCAAGATGTAGTCATGTGTATTATCACAGTCATACATTCTGTCAACTGAAGTCAGATAATTTACTCTTAGAATATTTAGCACATGGGTACAACACAAAGTGGAACACACTCAGAATCATTTTGACTTtctgctgcagagcaaagcaggaCTCTGAGAGCACTGAAGGACAGGAGGTAAATTTGTATCTGTGCTGTACCTCTTGGAGAACTACTGGCTCTGGCAAATAATTCCTCCACCTTTGAGTGATGTCAACGTGAAGACTATCCTTTAGGTGATTTAAAGTATAACACTCACATCACCACAATTTCTTGTTGGTAGATACTGGAGATGTTCACTTAAACAACACAGGATCATTCTGCCAACACGTGCCATTTCAGGACACCTCTGTAATGAGGTTCCATGGTCCCTACCATAATACACGTTGATCTTGGAATCTGCTTAAATTATAGTATGCCAACCCCACCTCCCTGCAGCTTTTAATATTGCTCAGAAACTTGACAGTGTTCTACACTGTAGTGCTATGCAGTATGCATCCCTACTCCCATTTAGCAAGAGGCTGTTTTCAGATTGCCTGGATTCGTGGATTTCTTCCTAAATGCTTTGTCTTCACACTTTGCCATCTTTAGCGACAGTGACAATTTAGATTGTACCACTGGATTTCAACGGACTGCATAACACTTGGAAACTATGaattatgattaaaaaaatatatcacaaAGTATGTGCATCCATTTTTAACCAGTTTAGTTAAACTAGTGAAACTTGTGTGCACATACATACTACTACAGttggaaattaaaatgaaacaccTCTTTATGGATGTTAATAGGATCACAAAGGCCTTCTCCCATTTTGTTATGGAGTAATGCCTTCTCTGTGAATAATGCCACTGacaacagagaaagcaacaatCTCACAGTTACTGGCAGATTTTCATTCCAATATTAACATTTGCACTGTAGTACTATGCACTCCCATTACTGGAAAAGGGTGGTTGCCATCCAGTAAATCTCTACATTTTCACGGGAGGAGCAGTTCAATTTAGGAAGAAGACCAACGATGCTACTTCCTGAAAACACAGGCTGTGAAAGTAACAGGTTTTATAACATACACAGACtagacaaagaaataaagcaatcGTTCCTGGAACTCACAAAGGTGTGAGGCAAGTAAGATATAAATTATCTAATCTATCTTCCTTACTGaatacatgtatatgtatgaACATTTGAACAGCACAGATAATGAAACCTGAGGTAGACAGGATTTTGACAACAATATTAAGTAtgattgcttttaaaagtaCAGGACTTTAAATACACCTAGTTACCACTTCTTGTTTGACCTCTTGGTTTCAGACTGCCTCCTGTGAAGGTCACATTTTAGGATTCTCTATAAAAGAGACCAACTGTTCCAAATCCACACAACAAGCAAATCAGGCATTGGAATGTGATTTTCTGGATGACTGGCATGCTGTAAATAAATCTTAGAATAAGAACTGATACAATGGGTGGCACCAGGAAGATCTTCCCACAATATTTCCAAGTGTCTCTTATAAGCATGCACCCAaactcaaaattaaaaatccagcaTGCCCAAATCCAGATCCTAATtttacagctgctgctttttattctATAAGGAGCCAGTCTGAACTCTCAAATCTAAATGTAATGGGAGACTGGCATATTACAGACCTAAATCTGAGCTTTTCAGTCTGGATCTGGCTTTCACATTCAAATTGTGGCCATTCCTTAGTAAATATTCATGCTATTTTCATAAAAGCTTTTACACTAACATGAGTCATAGATCTTGAAAATAATACATGTATTATGTCATCCCAGTGAGCCCagggttactttttttttcctctgccacagGGGAATGGAGAGTGGAATAATTCAGGCTTATCTGCAGATTACTATCAAAGTACTCGCTTTACCCCACCTTCCCATTACAATAATATTCTACACCAAAGAAACAACTAGGCAAGAtcattatttcagaataaattattCCCCAGAAATGAAATTgaaggaatgaaataaaaatatggaaaaaataaaacatgtggAACTTTTGTTTTATCTAcatccattttcttctctgacttTTTATACTCCAGAAGACTAGAAAAGGTTGTGAATGGACTGGTAGCGGAGCCAAAAGTTCACTAGAATGAAGCACAAGCCAGATAGCTGGAGGTTTTGAATTCTGTTCTCAATGCTGCCACcactggtgtgtgtgtgtaaaatgcTGTTAACATTTGTAATCATTGATCATAGTAGGCTACTAATGGCCCAAACATATATCAAAGATAAAGCGTCCACTACAGAGATTATACACAGAACCCCTTACCCAAGTTCTGTGCTCTTTCACATGAGCAATTCCACACACAATGACTGTACAGCAGGTGAAAGTCACAGCAAACAGGATGCTAAGGTAAGTAATGCTAAAAGATTACaacaaattacttttcaaaaaataaatatggaagAAAGCTCTACCTTGAGCTTTGTGTGAAACAGCATAGCTACACAGTGACTGTTTTTGAGGACTTTGAGCAAAATTTCAGAATAGCCCATTCTGAACAGATGTTTGAcaagcaaagacagaaaaaaaggagtaaaaatcAGTCACGGACAGAGTACTCAATTTGGAGACATGAGTAGCTGGCTAATTTCTTAGACATCAAAAGAGAAGTAAGGTGGAGAGTAATAGCCCTCTAGATGCACATGGCAAAGTGGTCTTCACAGTCAAGAACACTCAAAAATGGCATATATTTTAATCATTATTAATCACTGGCAAGTATCACTGGTCAAAAAGCTCAGGATTTGGCTAAGTTATATAAACATACTTAGGTATCAAAGGAACTAGcctaacttttaaaatgttcagctttcagtagtgtcctggtttcagctgggatgtagttaactgtcttcctagtagctggtacagtgctatgttttgagtgcagtatgtgaagaatgttgataacactgatgttttcagttgttgctcagtagtgtttagactagagtcaaggatttttcagcttctcatgcccagccagggcacctgacccaaactggccaacagtgtattccataccatgggacgtcccatctagtttaggaactgggaagtgggggggcagggaatcgccgctcggggactggttgggtgtcggtcggcgggtggtgagcaattgccctgcgcatcatttgtacatttcagtccttttattactactgttgtcattttattagtgttatcattatcattattagtttcttcttttctgttctattaaaccgttcttatctcaacccaggagttttacttcttttcctgattttctcccccatcccactggatgggaggggagtgagtgagcggctgcgtggtgcttagttgctggctggggttaaaccacgacaagtagCTTCTATTAACTCCACCTCAAGAACCCAGATGtgcattggcttttttttttcttttcttttgcttagcATGTGGGCTTCTGCAAGGCAAGAATTATCAGTGATCCAGATGAACCTGATGGAACAGATACAAGCTGTGAAATCTACCATCTCCGAGTATGTCCTTACTGAAATGTCTCTGGCTATATCTTCATGCAGGCTACAGCAACCTCACTTAGTCCAGACTCACAGATGATTGCAACGGTTGTTTATGCCCCTTTATTAGTGCCTGGGTGTGATGCAGCATGTCAGGACAGACTGGCTTTTGACTGCTAGGTCAATCAGAGGATGAATTGGAATTGAGCTGTCCCTACTACTCCCTCCAAGGGTGTCTTCTCTCAGTCCAATCATACTTCTCGTTAAAGCGAGTAGAGATTGGCAAACAAGTTCAAAGGAATTTTAGAAAGCAAGAGGAGGGCAGATGATCTTTATCATAATTGGTATTGCAGTTTACATTACAACGGCTACTCCagtgtgggttttattttgttttgatccATCATAAATTTTGCTCAGTTGGTTATAGCGTTTCATTTTGTTATGGTGTAGTATTTCCAGATGATTTTCAGTAATTTGGCATTTTATCACTTAATCCTTCTCTTCTATCTTGAAAAAaccacaggattttttttccttacagatcaCCAGAACTGTAAATGCAAACCTACTAAGTCAcacctctctctctttctcagcACTTTCTTCTGTCCTATTAACATCTCACTTAATACTTCCTCCCCTGGTGTTTTTATAAACAGCAGCATGACTATGGGCAAAGATGCAGATATTCAACTCTGGGATAAACACACAgacatccccatccccatcaaCATTTTGGTCACGGACATCGTCACAGACATCATCACAGGTACAGATGTTCACCCTCTTCTCAATCCAGACCTAAAGACCCTGAGCATAACCATAGTTTCAATGAAGAACATCAAGACAGACATGAAggaccttctcctcctcctccccaccacgGTGGACCACATcaccaccttcctcctcctccccatgaTGGACCACATCCTCTTCCCCAAGCGGAACCACAACATcccccttctgctcctccttccCATGATGCACCACatcatcctcctccttcccaagAGGAATTACATTATCTTCCTTCTTCTCCGCCCCCCCATGATGGACGATATAATCCTCCTCGTGGTCCCCATCATGGACCACActgtcctccccctccccatggACCACATCACCCACCCTCCTCCCCATCGTAGACCACACTGGCCTTCTCCCCCTCTTCACAGATGACATCGCCACCATCCTCCTCCCCACTGTGGGTGACATCATGCTCCTCCTCCAGGACACCCTCCTCATCTCTATCATCACTATTACAGACATCACCACAACAAGACAAGCATATCTGGAAAGTACTTTCCATCCCAAATAACAGGAGCTGTCTATCACATTCCAGCTCTAAATCAGCCAGATTCTCTCACACCTCCCACTGCAAATTTTCCTGAGCTATCCCAGAGCAACCCTCACTCCTCCAGCACTGGTGAAGGTATTCCCTTCACTGGCTCAAGTCTAAAGCAGATACCAGAAGCTCCTGGTTTTCCAGATCACACTAAATAATCAAAGGCATGCCCAGGAAACCCCACACTTGTTCTTCCAAAAAGTTTGCCTTTATTTCCACATAGCTCCATGGCAGAAAATCCTCCTACATTACCTCAGAGAAAGATGTTCCTGGCTTGAGAGTTGCAGGGCCAATGACAGTTGTACAATGAATGAGAACAGTAtgtggagaaggggaaaaagcatATTTCTAGGGAGGAGAAGCACTGAAAATAATGATTAAGACAAGTATTCCAACCTGCCTCCTGATCCCAGCTATCTCTGACTCCAGTGTAACTGAAAGGCTGAAAATTCTGAGTCCCTCAGATAATGTGAATGGGTACAAATCTCCCCAGCAAACAATGCTCCTTTAGTTctgacaaaaaggaaaattcccTAACAGTGAAAACTACCATctaaaatctttcattttctcatcaTTCATAATTATGAGTGCCAAAGACTTTTTGCAAACATGTTCTGACTTCTCAGAACTATTGCAATCTGAACACTGAACAGATCTATAAAATTTACAGGGTGGTTGTCCAGAATCAGAATTTCATTGCCACTGTGACCTTCTTGGGTGTTTTATTTAAGCCTTCTAAAATTTATTCTCAGTAGCAGTTTAGATGTTAagaaaagaagccagaaagcTACGAACATTCTGCTCTTTTGCTCAGGGGCCATCCTTATTAGTCTAAAcctgtccccagctgcagccattTAGCCTGTTATCTTGATGGCAGGTGGATAACCTTAGTGTCATTCTGGTGACCACACAAAGTTTATTTACATAAACTCAGATGTTTATTTGCAGTATTAACAGGGTATGATAAGAACCAACCAACCCCAGTAACCCACTCTTTCTGTTTACTTAGCTATTGCTCCTGAAAAACAGCTAAAATGCTGTCAGACATTCCTTTTccatttggttttt encodes the following:
- the HRG gene encoding LOW QUALITY PROTEIN: histidine-rich glycoprotein (The sequence of the model RefSeq protein was modified relative to this genomic sequence to represent the inferred CDS: inserted 4 bases in 3 codons; substituted 4 bases at 4 genomic stop codons) encodes the protein MLLLASAFFLTLLQCSNAPXKPSITPADCKTIETDAGLALDLVNRHRRDGYGFGLFRVADAHKLHIGNSSVLYLTLDVLHTECSVLSRRHWESREYSDTYCMDFGQCKIITYTSQLLKKSKLYGFNCTLSPVPPDLLECKDCPVKVEVLDVTKQHKNIAEKALEKFNGESXHTNYFNVDKVEKILKMTASCEGHILGFSIKETNCSKSTQQANQALECDFLDDWHAHVGFCKARIISDPDEPDGTDTSCEIYHLRQHDYGQRCRYSTLGXTHRHPHPHQHFGHGHRHRHHHRYRCSPSSQSRPKDPEHNHSFNEEHQDRHEGPSPPPPHHGGPHHHLPPPPHDGPHPLPQAEPQHPPSAPPSHDAPHHPPPSQEELHYLPSSPPPHDGRYNPPRGPHHGPHCPPPPHGPHHXHPPPHRRPHWPSPPLHRXHRHHPPPHCGXHHAPPPGHPPHLYHHYYRHHHNKTSISGKYFPSQITGAVYHIPALNQPDSLTPPTANFPELSQSNPHSSSTGEGIPFTGSSLKQIPEAPGFPDHTKXSKACPGNPTLVLPKSLPLFPHSSMAENPPTLPQRKMFLA